DNA sequence from the Antedon mediterranea chromosome 7, ecAntMedi1.1, whole genome shotgun sequence genome:
TTTGACGACGTGTCTAATAGGCTACAAACAGGAAGTCCATGAACAGGGAACCCACAATCCTCAAATCAAATGGCAAGATTCTACTTAAGTGTGTTATAACTTTATCATTATGTAGTCCACCCTTCACAACCCAAACGACATGTCACAATATTGTACACtttaacacattattatttttgtattgtatattaccTGTATGATAGATAAAACTAAGACTGAAAGGATCCTATCATTGGTCGTCCAGTGCCCACTTTGAAACAAGAAAGTGCATAAAGCCAATcatctgaggcagatactagatgcagtcTTTCAAGAACATGTCATTTTTTAATAGTCGAGAAAGATTATTTAGggggttaggtttagtatatttaggaagtagatcagctatcttgcaattctttataataacaaatattattatcatgattTCTGTCTCAAttgcatagaaaaaaaaaataatactccCTTGTCCCATCCAACTCTACTAACCGGACCAACGTTGCTTATTCGGTGATCTGACGTGAACcagtgtttcaacgtggtaaatgTTTAAACCTGTTATGTATAGCAGCCTGGTAATGAtgtgtattaacattttataaatattaacgCTAAATTATAAACAATTCTCGACATTTTGCTCAGATATATACGTACCCATACCAAAACAATATCCATTTCAAATAAAAGTGACATATTTCAAATGTGACCTGCTCTGGCAAAGTGAAACATAAGtcgaaaattaaaatgtttcagATTTGTATTCTATCTGGTAGGAAATGTAATATCCTTTACAATTATACGAAacttaatatttaacaatatataatatataaggGGATCTTGAGATATTGTACATTATGTCGAAGCatgtataaagaaatacaaataactataataacaataatcgtTATTTTTATAACCTACGGTTATAAAATTaactattacattttatatacaaataacagTTTTGAGAAAATCATGATTGCATGTAAATTAATGTTGGTTAATCTAATTGTGTATACTTTATAAGTATCACACATTCACAAAATATGATACAacgaaatgtttttttttttgggtggaTATTGATTACCTTACTGTGCTATGCTATGTTAAGTACATACTTATGTTTCTTTTAAGCACTTacttaaaatggtaaaaaaaggggtaaattaatattttttacactgaaaaattgtattattctttaaaataacttaggcctaaactaatgtatacattaaattaagttataTAACATTACATACCATTTCTTGAACTACTGGATTTAAGTACATTCTTAAAAGTGTACTAAAACAATTTAAGATAGCCTTTGTGTACGGTTTATTAACCGGTCAATTGAATTATGTCGAAGCTCAATGTGTGATCTTAATTTCATTTAATCCATGTCTTgtttttatactatattttgataattaaattttaatgaatattataattattaagcGTTTCAGTGTACTGGTATTAAACGGCCCGGTTTTGGCCATGAAATAGGCatactaataaaaaaataacggATATTATGAACTCAAAGGTCCTTAACCTAATAAACGGCTTGTTAAACCTATAAAACATGGTAAAGATCAGAGactttaataaacattttatctGCACTCTGGCGGCCCACTGTTCAATTTTACTTTAGgctgtatttgtttatttttttctcctttttaaacatgtttattgAAAATTTCTCTGCTCATGTATTCTGGTAAATGTTGCAGTTTAGCATAATTAATAATGCCAACAATTAATAGAAACTGTGTCGGacgacgggggggggggggggggggggcggggggggggggggctgccagagagagagagaccTGGGAAACTTATTGAATACTGCGCATGTGCCGTACGATATTGCCTCATTTAACAACAGCCCAGATTCTGCAGGCAGAGAGGCGGTCTAGCTTGTACCAAAAgaacttgtgttataagttctttgcttgTACGTGATCTTGACTGGTCGTTGTCTCGGAAACTGGGCTAGATTTTAAGGATGGCAAGTGCACggtaatgttttgtttatttaataatgaACGGTATGACTATGATGGATgtccctactactactagcctagaggctagactaggcctaaagTAATACTATTTATTAGAAGTAGGGCCTACTAACtactctagctagctaggccaggcctactaggcctagctaataatattaatgataataagtaggcctagctaggcccctaGGCCTAGGTCGATTTAccgcctaggcctactacctatGCCCTACCTAGGCAAGTAGTAGAATCTGTCTACAAATAGAGGTAGGCCTAGCGAAGTctactagggctaggcctagaaactAGCTCTTCCTTCCTAGCTAAGCTTAACTAGAAGCCAGCTATCCTAGCTATAGGCTAGTATTACTAGAAGAAGCCAGTTTTCAACCGTATGTAATTCCCGGTATTAACTATTAATGGTATTTTCAAATTCAAGagacaatattaattattattatattaatttcagAAAATAGAATTCGTCCTATTTATTTATGCAGTACCAAATAAAAATGAAGGCAATTTGTAAGAAATTAGTAGCATATACCACTTTTCATTTTATGCCTAACGTCCAGAGTTGTTCAAGAATTATAATTAGGTATGTAAAAACTGCatttcaaactttaaaaaagacCTTATTTCCTGATTTCACATCCTttttactataaatataatatatatagtatagatttGTCAGCTAAAGTCACTAGATAGTAGTAGTGGGTGTTTTGGGAAGTACTGTTTGCAGTTTTCCTGGATTTGAGTAacgttgtttattttttataacttacaacttcattattattatattatttacaggGATTACCACATCGTTCCTGTAGAGGAAGCTAGATCTTTCATACAAAGATGTATGGTGGCAACAGGGACGAGGGAGTCACATGCTAACGATTTAGCAGAGGTTTTAGTAACAGCTGATCACCGTGGTCATTATAGTCATGGAATGAATAGGCTTggtatgtgaaattaaaattaggTGAAGTGATTTGCCTAACGGTGGGACCCCTTGTTCGATAATAATTAAGCTGCTTTATGATGATGTCAGGACAGTGGAACTGCTTGCTAAAACACAAACTGCATTTTTCTGGCCAATAGTGTATTGTCCGTAACCATCAATACACATACCTAATTATGTGGTACAGTAAATCAAATGCAATTacttattattacagtaataattgtattaattttgtaCATTGCTATGTTTGGCTAATCTTCCCTTACATCGCTCTGGTCCTCACATCAGTCATGTGCCACCTTAGCCTCGGGGAATGTCTTTATCTGCTAGAATTGCCCCAAACACATGTAAACTATCTAGCCAGTTCTACTTCAACTTCAAAACCCTGCATACAAGTCTTGTCTACCATCAATTGAAATCTTACCAGGTCAAGGTTTACAACAAAACCTTTACTTTTGTATAAAATTGTCCTTTATTTAAATCACAATATATTTATCTTAAGAGAgataaaagaaatatttgaaATTGAATATGATTCAATTGAGCAGTTGGCTGACAATAGTATATGCTgtgattttttttccattttattgTATCAAGCTGAATatcattttttaatgatttttgatttaatttattttattattatttgtattttcaatCAGATATGTATGTCAATGATATAAAAAATGGAATCACAGTCAGCGATAAGGATCCAGTTATCTTAAAGGAAACGGCAGCAACAGCCTGGGTTGAGGGAAACAACGTCTTGGGACCGGTCGTTGGTAAATTCTGTACAGATATTGCAATCAAGAAGGCAAAGGAGGCTGGTATTGGATGGGTAGTGGCCAAAGGTTTGCACTGCTTTGTGCTGTAAATATATGCTGGGATGTAAGGCAGTTCATAATAACATACCACtgtacagtaatactgtatttacttAATACAGTGGCAGATCCAagacttttaaatagtttaagTAGGGGTGTCTGTGTCtagaaattgtaaaattaagtGCATTTTGGATCCACCCATGACCTATTGTACCCAATACCAACTTAGCTAAAATATCGGGTTGATTTTGTTGTACAGTAAGTATCAACACATCCTTGTAGTGTTCTCCCAATATTAGAAATCAAGTCTGGCAAATTGTCTATCAAACTTACAAAATATAGCCTTTGATTTGGTCTATGTGTATAATGGCTAGGCCTAACCTACAACTACTTGATAAGTATTAGGTTATGTATAATTTTCTTCTTATACTTTTTTATTACCGATTAGAGCCAATTTAGTCCGGCAAATCTTACTGGCAAAACCTGCTTTGGTAGACTACCCTTATCTCTTTTTGAACAGTGAGTTTTGTGTACCAATTTGTATTTTCTGccaaagtaataaaataatcacTGTCGGGCCTGACGCTTTTTTTTACTATtgacatttaatgtaaaaactaCAATTTAAGTATATACACTGGGTACACTTCATCTTTTAGGTAGTAACCACTACAGTATAGCAGGTTGGTATGCATTAAAGGCTATGCAAGAAGGTTTAATCGGAATGTCTTTTACAAACACGTCACCGCTAGTAACTCCAACCCGTGCACAAAAGGTAAGGGCAGATATTGTAGTTAATACTTATTCAGGCAGCTGGAAATCCAACATTAATATGCAGTAGGTTTACCACCAGATTATGATTAATTTTACACAGAATTATAAAATGTGGATATAAGCCAACACACTGCATATTTGTTCTCAgccaaaatcaattaaaaacaaatactatTTCAACCATCAACCAAGAGGGTAACCCTTACAGTTTGGGCCAGTGGCTTAACTGATATTCAGCGGCCctctttattaaaattaaaatacattacaaacaataatattaacaataataattaacaagCAATCATCAAaactcatatatatatatatatataaaatataacattaaattagGAAAATCAgtatcaatattatataatataaaatcaaataatgtagtaacaaataaatcaataggtcaaaagtttaaaatatacCTTTTCAACTTAagtatattttcaattttgcCTCAGTGGATTCTTATTCTAACagtttcatttcattatttttttggtctatttaagtatatacaaaacaaaaaaaactgatATAATACTGCACATACTTTTACAATACCAatgcaatttattatttaatttttatcaaGTTATCAAAATAGAATAAAGTCATTgagattttattatattattgcttataattacatattgcctaattaatttaattttgagtACACATAATATTTTCAAATTGCTGTCTTTGTAATAATTTCAACTTGATGAAATGATATAAaatcttaaataatatattcagcCGTCACTTGGAACAAATCCTATAGCGTGTGGAGCACCAGCGAAAGATGATGATGGCTTTGTTTTGGACATGGCAACTTCAGCAGTGGCTTTAGGAAAGGTACAGTAgtgaatttatatattttaaattaaacgtACTAATCTGCCCGCATTACTTTTTGCCAGTGTTTTAAGGCAgaaattattttcaatgaaaaGAATTTTAAAGATAGCTGACATATTTTgtaactgaacctaaccctgaAAAATATTCTCTAgcagatattaaaaaaacaaagaaaccaATGGCACTGAACTCAGAGCTTGAAATCCAGCCTAACCATTCACTGGCTTcagatatcttagttttctagacaccctctCAGAAAGGCTATTGTTATAGTTTCATTTATGTCCAtgcttatatagcgccctctataaggATATATGTCACAACTATGCTCATAACTATACttttttttaccattatttCTTAATAGATTGAGTTGAATGATCGTAAAGGCATCCCAATTCCAGATGGATGGGGCTCTGATGCCAGTGGAAAGGTACAGTAATTTTCCCTATAATccataatatttaaacaaaaattaataaaaattctCCATTtcaattattcaaattaatttttttgaactttaaaaacttgatTTACTCACAATGAAAATAGTGTCATAGCATTgtatactataaaaaaaaacacattaatgtatttactgtactaagatcttattttaatattttatataatattttttaggtATCTAATGATTCCAAAGCAGTTTTGAGTGGAGGAGGTTTAATGCCGCTAGGAGGTACAGAGATGTGCAGTGGTTATAAGGTACAAGTACTTCAAATTGACCCTAATTTATGTAAATTTTAGCTATTTTATCTTTATGGAAAAAcgtatatattaattaaataataataccaaTCACTTTTCACAAAATTAgtatttctattacaaatagtTACCTCTTCatcaaattaaattgattgatattgtaATTTGAGCCATTTTGCTTGAAGGAAAGTGgtatataattatacataagAAAATGctatttctattacaaatagtTACCCATTATACGAGGTCATTGATAACCCTATCCTATCTAATATTACAAACAATTTTAGCactaatttttttcttaaagggcttgtataattgtttaaaaaaatagaaatgtaaACCATTTTGGTTGGAATAAGTTCCTCTAGATGCTATAATGTTTAAGCATATCAGTGGACTGTGTCTTGAATTTGCTAATCTTTTCCATTTACACATTATTTCCTAGGGTTATGGATTGGGAATGATGGTGGAACTATTTTGTGGCATTCTTGGCGGAGCAAACTATGGTCCAAACATTAGGAAATGGAAATCGTCTAGTGAAGTGGCAAATCTGGCAAGTTTTATAATGCTTTTGTTTTAGGTGACCCACTTAATTTAATGCTTTAGTTAATAATTACACTTATAGGG
Encoded proteins:
- the LOC140053938 gene encoding uncharacterized oxidoreductase YjmC-like isoform X2; translation: MASARDYHIVPVEEARSFIQRCMVATGTRESHANDLAEVLVTADHRGHYSHGMNRLDMYVNDIKNGITVSDKDPVILKETAATAWVEGNNVLGPVVGKFCTDIAIKKAKEAGIGWVVAKGSNHYSIAGWYALKAMQEGLIGMSFTNTSPLVTPTRAQKPSLGTNPIACGAPAKDDDGFVLDMATSAVALGKIELNDRKGIPIPDGWGSDASGKVSNDSKAVLSGGGLMPLGGTEMCSGYKGYGLGMMVELFCGILGGANYGPNIRKWKSSSEVANLGQCFVAINPEAFAPGFPDRMQSFIDDFRNLPAAEGETEVLVAGDPERKHIDKVKKDGGLSYHKNLIEHINTLANSLNVEPIKTID
- the LOC140053938 gene encoding uncharacterized oxidoreductase YjmC-like isoform X1, which encodes MQYQIKMKAICKKLVAYTTFHFMPNVQSCSRIIIRDYHIVPVEEARSFIQRCMVATGTRESHANDLAEVLVTADHRGHYSHGMNRLDMYVNDIKNGITVSDKDPVILKETAATAWVEGNNVLGPVVGKFCTDIAIKKAKEAGIGWVVAKGSNHYSIAGWYALKAMQEGLIGMSFTNTSPLVTPTRAQKPSLGTNPIACGAPAKDDDGFVLDMATSAVALGKIELNDRKGIPIPDGWGSDASGKVSNDSKAVLSGGGLMPLGGTEMCSGYKGYGLGMMVELFCGILGGANYGPNIRKWKSSSEVANLGQCFVAINPEAFAPGFPDRMQSFIDDFRNLPAAEGETEVLVAGDPERKHIDKVKKDGGLSYHKNLIEHINTLANSLNVEPIKTID